Part of the Cryptosporangium arvum DSM 44712 genome, GGCGAGTTGGAGTGACGCCCGGTTCGAGTCGGCGTACACCGAGGCATATTCCGAAGCCTTCCCGAATCCGCCGGACATCGAGGCCGATGCGAGCTACTTTGCGTCGTACCTCCTCGTTCCCCGTTGGGTGAACGAGGAGTTCGCGTCACTCGTCTGGGAAGAGAATCGGTCGCCGACCGCGTACGAGCTCGCGTGGCGGTTCCTGCAGCCGTTGTTGGCCGCCGACGACGGTCAACCGGGGTGGCAGAGTCTCGAGCGAGTGCGTGGTGAGTCCGCCGGGGAGAAGTCGGTGTGGTCCGACCTCAACGCACAAGGGCTCGACGATCTGTACGCGACGATGGTGGCCGCGCTCGCCGGGCGGGAGAGCGCCCACTCGGAGCAGGTCCGGGACTCGGTCGTCACGGGGATGCAACGCCTCGAGTCGCTGCTGCAAGACCGGCTCGACGGGTCCACGATGGGCGCGGTCCGCAAGCGTTCGGACGGCACGGCGGCGATCGAAGGTACGGAGATCAGTCCCGCGCGTCGTGTCTATCCGCCGCTGGCGGCCGACGGTCGGGCCGACCGCCGCTTTCCGATAGTCCCGGTGAAACTCACGGCGGCCGGCGAGGACGACGAGTGGGCGTCACCGCTGGCCGCGGGGGTCGCCTCGGTCCACGCGTGGCGCCGTGAATACGAAGACATATCAGTGGTCGCCTACCCCTATCAGGCCGAGCGGTGAGGACAGAGTGTGTCGACCGTAGTCATTACGCGTGATCGGTACCTGGAGCCCTTGGGTCTCGGCGCCGTTGCGCCGCATCTCCATGGATCGGTTGCGCGAGGTGCCGCCTATGCGCTGCTCATCGGTTATCTGCGCGAGCAAGGTCGAGTGGAGGAAGTTCCTCTCCAGCACGACTCGTCAGGTCTCGCGTTGCCGTTCAAGGTCCCGCGGACGCCGCTGACCATCCGTACGACCGGTCTGTCGGCTGATGAACTGAGCGCGGTGACGGTCGCGCTGGTTCTCCTGACGCAGGATCCTCCGGGCCCCGACGAGCTCACCGGTGCGATTGCCGGCCTGCTCCTGATCGTCCGGCGATTCCGACGGCTGAAGGCCGCAAACGGTGAGGTGTCGGTGGTGGATGCCATCGTGCGGACGAGGCCTCGCTCCACGGTGGATGCCGTGACGCTCTTCCTGTACGGGAAGGCGTGCCGAAATCCCAATGCCGCCTGTCGGTTCCTGGCGGAGGACGGCACGACGTGTGGCATCACCCGCGACCAAGCGCAAGGCACGGTCGACTTCTTGATCTCCGAGGCGGTGCTGAAACCGACCGGCGGCGTGCCTCCGATCGAATATGCGGTGGTCCGTTAGCTGCGGCGGGTGAGGGTGCCGAGGCGGCCGATGGTGTTGCGGACGGCGATGCCGAGGGACGTCTTCGGCACCAGCAGGCCCGCGGCCAGGGCGATGCGTCGTTGCTTGGGGGTCGTGAGTTTGCGGTGTTCGGCCTCGTAGGCGGCGAACCCGCCGCCGTTCGCGAGGGCGGACGCCAGCGTGTGGGCGCCGGCCATGGCCAGGCTCGAGCCGTCGCCGAGCAGGGAGACGCAGGACGCGGCGTCGCCGACGAGCGCGACCCGGGGCGTCGACCAGCGTGGCAACCGGACCGCGCTCACCGCGTCGAAGTAGAGGTCGGTGGTGTTCCGGACGGCATCGAGCAGCTCCGGAACCCGCCACCCGTCGTCGCGGTACATCGTCGTGACGATCGTCTTCTGACGCTCGGGGTCGCGGTATTCGGACGCGGGTAGCGCCGGGCCGCGGAAGATGAACGCGGCGCCGGCCTCGCCGCGGGCCGGGTGCAGGGCGACGAGGCGGCGCGGCCGGTTGTAGATCATCACGTCGTGCGGGTCGGCCGGGGCGCCACCGAGCGTCACGGTCGCGATGTAGAGCCCCGCGTGGTGCACGAACCGCTCCTCCGGCCCGAAGGCCAGCCGGCGGACGGTCGAGTGCAGTCCGTCGGCGCCGATCACGTAGTCGAACCGGCGGGGCGTACCGCGGGCGAACGAGACGTCGACCCCGGTGCGGTCCTCGTGCAGCGCGGTGATCGTGTCGTCGAACACGAACTCGGCGTCGTCGCGGGACGCGCGGTACAGCACGGCCGCGAGGTCGGTGCGGGCGAGCTCGATCTCGTCGCCGCGCGCCATCGGCAGGCGGATGTCCGTGCCCACGACACGCATCCCGGTGGCGAGCGTGGCGTGCTCGCGCAGCTCTTCCATCAGGCCCATCGCTCGGGCGACGGGCAGCGCCGGGCCGCGTACGTCGACCGGGTTTCCGCTGGACCGTAACCCGGCCGCGACCTCAACGACCGTGGGGCGGAAGCCGGAGCGGGCCAGCCAGTACGCGAGTGTCGGGCCGGCCACGCCGGCGCCGGAGATCAGTACCGAAGTCATGCCGGAACCATAACCGCACTCAGTGCAAATTTGCAATGAGTGCCGACTTGCGTCGAGTGCCGTATGGTCCGGGCATGTCACTGCGCGATCGCAAACGGGCCCGGACGCGTCAGGCGCTGGTGGAGGCCGCCGCCGATCTGTTCGAGCGGCACGGCTACGAGCGGACGACGATCGCCGACATCGCGGCGGCGGCCGAGATCGGCACGCGCACGTTCTTCAGCTACTTCCCGACCAAAGAGGACCTGCTCTTCCCCGAGACCGAGGCCCGGCTACGCGCCGCGAAGGAGGCGATC contains:
- a CDS encoding FAD-dependent monooxygenase — translated: MTSVLISGAGVAGPTLAYWLARSGFRPTVVEVAAGLRSSGNPVDVRGPALPVARAMGLMEELREHATLATGMRVVGTDIRLPMARGDEIELARTDLAAVLYRASRDDAEFVFDDTITALHEDRTGVDVSFARGTPRRFDYVIGADGLHSTVRRLAFGPEERFVHHAGLYIATVTLGGAPADPHDVMIYNRPRRLVALHPARGEAGAAFIFRGPALPASEYRDPERQKTIVTTMYRDDGWRVPELLDAVRNTTDLYFDAVSAVRLPRWSTPRVALVGDAASCVSLLGDGSSLAMAGAHTLASALANGGGFAAYEAEHRKLTTPKQRRIALAAGLLVPKTSLGIAVRNTIGRLGTLTRRS